The proteins below are encoded in one region of Cyclopterus lumpus isolate fCycLum1 chromosome 8, fCycLum1.pri, whole genome shotgun sequence:
- the ap2a1 gene encoding AP-2 complex subunit alpha-2 isoform X2, whose amino-acid sequence MPAVSKGDGMRGLAVFISDIRNCKSKEAEIKRINKELANIRSKFKGDKALDGYSKKKYVCKLLFIFLLGHDIDFGHMEAVNLLSSNKYTEKQIGYLFISVLVNSNSELIRLINNAIKNDLSSRNPTFMCLALHCIANVGSREMAEAFASEIPRILVAGDTMDSVKQSAALCLLRLYKTSPDLVLMGEWTSRVVHLLNDQHMGVVTAAISLITCLSQKNPDEFKTCVSLAVSRLSRIVSSASTDLQDYTYYFVPAPWLSCKLLRLLQCYPPPEDGAVKGRLVECLETILNKAQEPPKSKKVQHSNAKNAILFEAISLIIHYDSEPNLLVRACNQLGQFLQHRETNLRYLALESMCTLASSEFSHEAVKTHIETVINALKTERDVSVRQRAADLLYAMCDRSNAKQIVAEMLSYLETADYSIREEMVLKVAILAEKYAVDYSWYVDTILNLIRIAGDYVSEEVWYRVIQIVINRDDVQGYAAKTVFEALQAPACHENMVKVGGYILGEFGNLIAGDPRSSPLVQFNLLHSKFHLCSVPTRALLLSAYIKFINLFPETKATIQEVLRCDSQIRNSDVELQQRAVEYLKLSSIASTDVLATVLEEMPPFPERESSILAKLKKKKGPGAVSVPELDDKREGGELNGGGDRGPDTAAMSASNASTPSPSADLLGIRSAAPIGATPTSTGSLLVDVFSEAGPAAPSAAVNDDGFLRFVCKNNGVLFENQLLQIGIKSEYRQNLGRMYLFYGNKTSVQFASFTTTVSCPGELQSQLNVQTKPVEPLVEGGAQIQQVLNIECLTDFSEAPLLNIKFRYGGALQNLSLKLPVTINKFFQPTEMTSHDFFQRWKQLSQPQQEAQKIFKANHGMDTEVLKAKLLGLGTALLDDVDPNPENYVCAGVIQTKGQQVGCLLRLEPNGQAQMYRLTLRCSKDSVSMRLCELLAQQF is encoded by the exons ATGCCGGCTGTGTCGAAAGGAGATGGAATGCGCGGATTAGCCGTTTTCATTTCGGACATAAGAAACT GTAAGAGCAAGGAAGCTGAAATCAAGCGGATCAATAAAGAGCTGGCCAACATTCGCTCCAAGTTTAAAGGAGACAAGGCTCTCGATGGCTACAGCAAGAAGAAGTATGTCTGCAAGTTGCTCTTCATCTTCCTGCTTGGACATGACATTGACTTTGGACACATGGAGGCAGTCAACCTGCTGAGCTCCAACAAgtacacagagaaacagatc GGCTACCTGTTCATCTCAGTGCTGGTGAACAGCAACAGTGAGCTAATTCGTCTGATCAACAACGCCATCAAGAATGACCTGTCCAGCCGCAACCCCACCTTCATGTGCTTGGCACTTCACTGCATCGCCAATGTGGGGAGCCGTGAGATGGCCGAGGCCTTCGCCAGTGAGATCCCTCGGATCCTGGTTGCTGG TGATACGATGGACAGCGTGAAACAGTCCGCTGCCCTGTGTCTGCTGCGGCTCTATAAGACCTCTCCTGACTTGGTGCTGATGGGTGAGTGGACATCACGTGTGGTGCACCTGCTCAATGATCAACACATG GGTGTGGTGACAGCAGCGATCTCTCTGATCACCTGTCTGAGCCAGAAGAATCCAGATGAGTTCAAGACCTGTGTTTCCCTGGCCGTTTCCCGACTTAGCAGG ATTGTGTCGTCGGCCTCCACTGATTTACAGGATTACACCTACTACTTTGTTCCTGCACCCTGGCTCTCTTGCAAGCTGCTGCGTCTGCTGCAGTGCTACCCTCCACCAGAAGATGGCGCTGTCAAAGGCCGACTGGTAGAGTGTCTGGAGACCATCCTCAATAAGGCCCAGGAGCCACCCAAGTCTAAGAAGGTGCAGCACTCCAATGCCAAAAATGCTATCTTGTTTGAGGCTATCTCCCTGATAATCCACTATGACAG TGAGCCAAACCTGCTGGTGCGAGCCTGTAATCAGCTGGGCCAGTTCCTGCAGCACAGAGAGACCAACCTGCGCTACCTGGCTCTGGAGAGCATGTGTACTCTGGCCAGCTCCGAGTTCTCCCATGAAGCCGTCAAGACGCACATCGAGACCGTCATCAACGCCCTCAAG ACTGAGAGGGATGTGAGTGTTCGACAGAGGGCAGCTGATCTGCTGTATGCCATGTGCGATCGCAGCAACGCCAAGCAGATCGTAGCCGAGATGCTCAGCTACCTTGAGACGGCAGACTACTCCATCAGAGAAGAGATG GTGCTGAAAGTGGCCATCCTTGCAGAGAAGTATGCCGTGGACTACTCCTGGTACGTGGATACCATTCTTAACCTCATCCGCATTGCTGGCGACTACGTCAGCGAAGAGGTGTGGTATCGCGTCATTCAGATCGTCATCAACCGAGACGACGTGCAGGGCTACGCCGCCAAGACGGTCTTTGAG GCCTTGCAGGCCCCTGCCTGCCATGAGAACATGGTGAAGGTTGGAGGCTACATCCTGGGAGAGTTTGGTAACCTCATTGCTGGCGACCCTCGCTCCAG CCCCCTGGTCCAGTTCAACCTTCTCCACTCCAAGTTCCATCTGTGCTCTGTGCCGACTCGCGCCCTGCTGCTGTCCGCTTACATCAAGTTTATCAACCTGTTCCCAGAGACCAAGGCCACCATCCAGGAGGTGCTGCGCTGCGACAGCCAGATCCGCAACTCAGatgtggagctgcagcagcgGGCTGTCGAGTACCTGAAGCTCTCTTCCATTGCTAGCACTGATGTCCTG GCCACTGTTCTGGAGGAGATGCCTCCCTTCCCAGAAAGGGAGTCGTCAATCTTGGCCAagctgaaaaagaagaaagggcCCGGTGCCGTGTCTGTGCCAGAGCTGGACGATAAAAGGGAGGGCGGGGAGTTGAATGGAGGGGGCGACAGGGGGCCGGACACAGCAGCCATGTCTGCCTCCAACGCA tCCACCCCGTCACCATCCGCAGACCTACTAGGGATCCGTTCAGCAGCTCCCATTGGTGCTACGCCAACCAGTACCGGCAGCCTATTGGTGGATGTGTTCTCTGAGGCGGGGCCGGCTGCaccctctgctgctgtgaaCGACGACGGCTTCCTCAG GTTTGTGTGCAAGAACAACGGGGTTCTGTTTGAGAATCAGCTGCTACAGATTGGCATCAAGTCCGAGTATCGTCAGAATCTAG GGAGAATGTACTTATTCTACGGGAACAAGACGTCGGTGCAGTTTGCCAGCTTCACCACCACAGTCAGCTGTCCTGGGGAGCTGCAGTCTC AGCTCAACGTTCAGACCAAACCAGTAGAACCACTGGTAGAGGGCGGAGCCCAGATCCAACAGGTCCTCAACATCGAGTGTCTGACGGACTTCTCCGAGGCCCCGCTGCTCAACATCAAGTTCAG ATATGGTGGAGCGCTGCAGAACCTGAGCCTGAAGCTGCCGGTCACCATCAACAAGTTCTTTCAGCCAACTGAGATGACCTCACACGACTTCTTCCAGCGCTGGAAACAGCTGAGcca GCCTCAACAAGAAGCACAGAAGATATTCAAGGCTAACCACGGCATGGACACTGAAGTCCTGAAGGCGAAG CTTCTGGGACTAGGAACGGCCCTGTTGGACGACGTGGATCCAAACCCAGAGAACTACGTGTGTGCTGGAGTGATCCAGACCAAGGGCCAGCAGGTGGGCTGTCTGCTGAGGCTGGAGCCCAACGGCCAGGCACAG ATGTACCGTCTGACCCTGCGTTGCAGCAAGGACTCTGTGTCCATGCGTCTCTGCGAGCTGCTGGCCCAACAGTTCTAA
- the ap2a1 gene encoding AP-2 complex subunit alpha-2 isoform X1 produces MPAVSKGDGMRGLAVFISDIRNCKSKEAEIKRINKELANIRSKFKGDKALDGYSKKKYVCKLLFIFLLGHDIDFGHMEAVNLLSSNKYTEKQIGYLFISVLVNSNSELIRLINNAIKNDLSSRNPTFMCLALHCIANVGSREMAEAFASEIPRILVAGDTMDSVKQSAALCLLRLYKTSPDLVLMGEWTSRVVHLLNDQHMGVVTAAISLITCLSQKNPDEFKTCVSLAVSRLSRIVSSASTDLQDYTYYFVPAPWLSCKLLRLLQCYPPPEDGAVKGRLVECLETILNKAQEPPKSKKVQHSNAKNAILFEAISLIIHYDSEPNLLVRACNQLGQFLQHRETNLRYLALESMCTLASSEFSHEAVKTHIETVINALKTERDVSVRQRAADLLYAMCDRSNAKQIVAEMLSYLETADYSIREEMVLKVAILAEKYAVDYSWYVDTILNLIRIAGDYVSEEVWYRVIQIVINRDDVQGYAAKTVFEALQAPACHENMVKVGGYILGEFGNLIAGDPRSSPLVQFNLLHSKFHLCSVPTRALLLSAYIKFINLFPETKATIQEVLRCDSQIRNSDVELQQRAVEYLKLSSIASTDVLATVLEEMPPFPERESSILAKLKKKKGPGAVSVPELDDKREGGELNGGGDRGPDTAAMSASNASTPSPSADLLGIRSAAPIGATPTSTGSLLVDVFSEAGPAAPSAAVNDDGFLSSAPPSEDPDTLLSEADELLNKFVCKNNGVLFENQLLQIGIKSEYRQNLGRMYLFYGNKTSVQFASFTTTVSCPGELQSQLNVQTKPVEPLVEGGAQIQQVLNIECLTDFSEAPLLNIKFRYGGALQNLSLKLPVTINKFFQPTEMTSHDFFQRWKQLSQPQQEAQKIFKANHGMDTEVLKAKLLGLGTALLDDVDPNPENYVCAGVIQTKGQQVGCLLRLEPNGQAQMYRLTLRCSKDSVSMRLCELLAQQF; encoded by the exons ATGCCGGCTGTGTCGAAAGGAGATGGAATGCGCGGATTAGCCGTTTTCATTTCGGACATAAGAAACT GTAAGAGCAAGGAAGCTGAAATCAAGCGGATCAATAAAGAGCTGGCCAACATTCGCTCCAAGTTTAAAGGAGACAAGGCTCTCGATGGCTACAGCAAGAAGAAGTATGTCTGCAAGTTGCTCTTCATCTTCCTGCTTGGACATGACATTGACTTTGGACACATGGAGGCAGTCAACCTGCTGAGCTCCAACAAgtacacagagaaacagatc GGCTACCTGTTCATCTCAGTGCTGGTGAACAGCAACAGTGAGCTAATTCGTCTGATCAACAACGCCATCAAGAATGACCTGTCCAGCCGCAACCCCACCTTCATGTGCTTGGCACTTCACTGCATCGCCAATGTGGGGAGCCGTGAGATGGCCGAGGCCTTCGCCAGTGAGATCCCTCGGATCCTGGTTGCTGG TGATACGATGGACAGCGTGAAACAGTCCGCTGCCCTGTGTCTGCTGCGGCTCTATAAGACCTCTCCTGACTTGGTGCTGATGGGTGAGTGGACATCACGTGTGGTGCACCTGCTCAATGATCAACACATG GGTGTGGTGACAGCAGCGATCTCTCTGATCACCTGTCTGAGCCAGAAGAATCCAGATGAGTTCAAGACCTGTGTTTCCCTGGCCGTTTCCCGACTTAGCAGG ATTGTGTCGTCGGCCTCCACTGATTTACAGGATTACACCTACTACTTTGTTCCTGCACCCTGGCTCTCTTGCAAGCTGCTGCGTCTGCTGCAGTGCTACCCTCCACCAGAAGATGGCGCTGTCAAAGGCCGACTGGTAGAGTGTCTGGAGACCATCCTCAATAAGGCCCAGGAGCCACCCAAGTCTAAGAAGGTGCAGCACTCCAATGCCAAAAATGCTATCTTGTTTGAGGCTATCTCCCTGATAATCCACTATGACAG TGAGCCAAACCTGCTGGTGCGAGCCTGTAATCAGCTGGGCCAGTTCCTGCAGCACAGAGAGACCAACCTGCGCTACCTGGCTCTGGAGAGCATGTGTACTCTGGCCAGCTCCGAGTTCTCCCATGAAGCCGTCAAGACGCACATCGAGACCGTCATCAACGCCCTCAAG ACTGAGAGGGATGTGAGTGTTCGACAGAGGGCAGCTGATCTGCTGTATGCCATGTGCGATCGCAGCAACGCCAAGCAGATCGTAGCCGAGATGCTCAGCTACCTTGAGACGGCAGACTACTCCATCAGAGAAGAGATG GTGCTGAAAGTGGCCATCCTTGCAGAGAAGTATGCCGTGGACTACTCCTGGTACGTGGATACCATTCTTAACCTCATCCGCATTGCTGGCGACTACGTCAGCGAAGAGGTGTGGTATCGCGTCATTCAGATCGTCATCAACCGAGACGACGTGCAGGGCTACGCCGCCAAGACGGTCTTTGAG GCCTTGCAGGCCCCTGCCTGCCATGAGAACATGGTGAAGGTTGGAGGCTACATCCTGGGAGAGTTTGGTAACCTCATTGCTGGCGACCCTCGCTCCAG CCCCCTGGTCCAGTTCAACCTTCTCCACTCCAAGTTCCATCTGTGCTCTGTGCCGACTCGCGCCCTGCTGCTGTCCGCTTACATCAAGTTTATCAACCTGTTCCCAGAGACCAAGGCCACCATCCAGGAGGTGCTGCGCTGCGACAGCCAGATCCGCAACTCAGatgtggagctgcagcagcgGGCTGTCGAGTACCTGAAGCTCTCTTCCATTGCTAGCACTGATGTCCTG GCCACTGTTCTGGAGGAGATGCCTCCCTTCCCAGAAAGGGAGTCGTCAATCTTGGCCAagctgaaaaagaagaaagggcCCGGTGCCGTGTCTGTGCCAGAGCTGGACGATAAAAGGGAGGGCGGGGAGTTGAATGGAGGGGGCGACAGGGGGCCGGACACAGCAGCCATGTCTGCCTCCAACGCA tCCACCCCGTCACCATCCGCAGACCTACTAGGGATCCGTTCAGCAGCTCCCATTGGTGCTACGCCAACCAGTACCGGCAGCCTATTGGTGGATGTGTTCTCTGAGGCGGGGCCGGCTGCaccctctgctgctgtgaaCGACGACGGCTTCCTCAG ctctgctcctccctcTGAGGATCCTGATACTCTTCTGTCTGAGGCAGACGAACTTCTTAACAA GTTTGTGTGCAAGAACAACGGGGTTCTGTTTGAGAATCAGCTGCTACAGATTGGCATCAAGTCCGAGTATCGTCAGAATCTAG GGAGAATGTACTTATTCTACGGGAACAAGACGTCGGTGCAGTTTGCCAGCTTCACCACCACAGTCAGCTGTCCTGGGGAGCTGCAGTCTC AGCTCAACGTTCAGACCAAACCAGTAGAACCACTGGTAGAGGGCGGAGCCCAGATCCAACAGGTCCTCAACATCGAGTGTCTGACGGACTTCTCCGAGGCCCCGCTGCTCAACATCAAGTTCAG ATATGGTGGAGCGCTGCAGAACCTGAGCCTGAAGCTGCCGGTCACCATCAACAAGTTCTTTCAGCCAACTGAGATGACCTCACACGACTTCTTCCAGCGCTGGAAACAGCTGAGcca GCCTCAACAAGAAGCACAGAAGATATTCAAGGCTAACCACGGCATGGACACTGAAGTCCTGAAGGCGAAG CTTCTGGGACTAGGAACGGCCCTGTTGGACGACGTGGATCCAAACCCAGAGAACTACGTGTGTGCTGGAGTGATCCAGACCAAGGGCCAGCAGGTGGGCTGTCTGCTGAGGCTGGAGCCCAACGGCCAGGCACAG ATGTACCGTCTGACCCTGCGTTGCAGCAAGGACTCTGTGTCCATGCGTCTCTGCGAGCTGCTGGCCCAACAGTTCTAA